A window of Deinococcus cellulosilyticus NBRC 106333 = KACC 11606 contains these coding sequences:
- a CDS encoding beta strand repeat-containing protein produces MNKKLLLSTALLLAAAAQAKGTLAGTEIRNVASASYIDDQGRAQSTVSNQVITVVQELPSFSITPDEASAGTAPAQQKSALAGQEVYFPYTVTNTGNANISVSFSLNDLTGDSGNFSAKKLYIDANQNGLVDSGETEITSSSISLAPDEVVKLVAAVTTPGTLTNNNTVDLNLVGTGSTATSGSFAEAGTGTTLNNTARVNVTTKAVLTLNKTASGPASIKEGDTIVYTLKGTNNGGSAASSVSNVVLTKNGIFVSDTLPANTVLDTTYTPNASAGAGTVSVYYYVGSAWTTTASASATRIGLLIENPNHATSRAFFPQTAQYSLDFRVTVTDGNANTAIPANTSINNTATLTVDTDGDGTAENSTSNQTTNTISTIYAIAAGKDNGSGKATDGLTGDSITASGTVYQGSVLTFNVKVTNNSNVSDSFTLATSSLSDLQNCLLFYPDGITPMPSTFGPLASGATQDIVVKCQVPTTATVGNTPSVKLTATSVGNPTGNDATLNDGVDSVTLQGTAIQSGYGLDADATPATADADPANDTAPGQNTNPGTSVTYGFTVTNNGQQNDAYNLTPNLSGFPGYTATVYQWNDADNDGVVDAGEVGVAVNSTPLMGPGTTTKYVVVLTPPYGDVPGVDNIPVTVTSTNTPTLSDTMTFPVNVNAVNSVQMLPDRSGTVGAPGTIEYTHTVTNTGNAPAIIDLASMTSTKGFTYLISTDGGASFAVNPDSFVLAAGTNRTIVVRVIVPAGTAIGTAETVAVTAGVDYNNAVTGTYTQEATISANDSTAVIGGNLKVSKAVDKATAKPGDILTYTISSQNIGTQPISKVIVSDPTPNYTDFFQLDIDTAASVSKTQVLVSRDGGQTWATFNSVAGGDGVIDATEWGSNRTIFVAFDTNSDGNITAADTLAPSAVGTVIFKVKVQ; encoded by the coding sequence ATGAATAAGAAACTGCTGCTCTCCACTGCTCTCCTCCTCGCCGCCGCAGCGCAGGCCAAAGGCACACTCGCTGGAACCGAGATTCGCAACGTTGCCTCTGCCAGCTACATTGATGATCAGGGCCGTGCCCAGTCCACCGTTTCCAATCAGGTGATCACCGTCGTTCAGGAACTGCCTTCTTTCAGCATCACCCCGGATGAGGCTTCTGCCGGAACTGCTCCTGCCCAGCAGAAGAGCGCCCTGGCTGGACAGGAAGTGTACTTCCCCTACACCGTCACCAACACCGGTAACGCCAACATCTCCGTGTCCTTCAGCCTGAACGACCTGACTGGAGACAGCGGCAACTTCTCTGCCAAAAAACTCTACATCGACGCCAACCAGAACGGTCTGGTGGACAGTGGTGAAACCGAAATCACCTCTTCCTCCATCAGCCTTGCACCTGATGAAGTGGTGAAACTGGTCGCCGCTGTGACCACCCCCGGCACCCTGACCAACAACAACACCGTTGATCTGAACCTGGTCGGCACCGGAAGCACCGCCACCTCTGGCTCTTTCGCTGAAGCTGGAACGGGAACCACCCTCAACAACACTGCCCGTGTGAATGTCACCACCAAGGCTGTGCTGACCCTCAACAAGACCGCCAGTGGTCCTGCCTCCATCAAAGAAGGCGACACCATCGTCTACACCCTGAAAGGCACCAACAACGGCGGCAGCGCTGCAAGCTCTGTTTCCAATGTGGTTCTGACCAAAAACGGCATCTTCGTGTCTGACACCCTGCCTGCCAACACCGTGCTGGACACCACCTACACCCCCAACGCCAGCGCAGGTGCCGGGACCGTCAGCGTGTACTACTACGTGGGCAGTGCCTGGACCACCACGGCCTCTGCCAGTGCCACCCGCATTGGTCTCCTGATCGAGAACCCCAACCACGCGACCTCCAGGGCCTTCTTCCCCCAGACCGCCCAGTACTCCCTGGATTTCCGTGTGACCGTGACCGACGGCAACGCCAACACCGCCATCCCTGCCAACACCAGCATCAACAACACCGCCACCCTGACCGTGGACACCGATGGGGACGGCACCGCTGAAAACTCCACCTCCAACCAGACCACCAACACCATCTCCACCATCTATGCCATCGCAGCAGGTAAGGACAATGGAAGCGGCAAGGCCACCGACGGTCTGACGGGCGACAGCATCACCGCCTCTGGCACCGTGTACCAGGGCAGTGTGCTGACCTTCAATGTGAAAGTCACCAACAACAGTAACGTCTCTGACAGCTTCACCCTCGCCACCTCCAGCCTGTCTGATCTGCAGAACTGCCTGCTGTTCTACCCTGACGGCATCACCCCCATGCCTTCCACCTTCGGTCCTCTGGCCAGCGGTGCAACCCAGGACATCGTGGTGAAGTGCCAGGTGCCCACCACCGCAACTGTTGGCAACACTCCCAGCGTGAAACTGACCGCCACCAGTGTGGGCAACCCCACCGGAAACGACGCCACCCTGAATGACGGTGTGGACTCGGTGACCCTTCAAGGCACCGCCATCCAGTCCGGTTACGGTCTTGATGCAGATGCCACCCCTGCCACTGCTGATGCTGATCCTGCCAACGACACTGCGCCTGGCCAGAACACCAACCCCGGCACCAGCGTGACCTACGGTTTCACCGTCACCAACAACGGCCAGCAGAACGACGCCTACAACCTCACCCCCAACCTCTCCGGTTTCCCCGGTTACACCGCCACCGTCTACCAGTGGAACGACGCCGACAACGACGGTGTGGTTGATGCAGGTGAAGTGGGCGTGGCTGTGAACTCCACCCCCCTGATGGGCCCTGGAACCACCACCAAGTACGTGGTTGTGCTGACTCCTCCTTACGGCGACGTGCCCGGTGTGGACAACATCCCTGTGACCGTCACCAGCACCAACACCCCCACCCTGTCCGACACCATGACCTTCCCTGTGAATGTGAACGCCGTGAACAGTGTGCAGATGCTGCCTGACCGCAGCGGAACCGTGGGTGCTCCTGGCACCATCGAGTACACCCACACCGTCACCAACACCGGCAACGCTCCTGCCATCATCGATCTGGCTTCCATGACCAGCACCAAGGGCTTCACCTACCTGATCTCCACCGATGGCGGCGCTTCCTTCGCTGTGAACCCTGATTCCTTCGTGCTTGCCGCTGGAACCAACAGAACCATCGTGGTGCGTGTGATTGTCCCTGCTGGAACCGCCATCGGTACCGCTGAAACCGTCGCTGTGACCGCAGGCGTGGACTACAACAACGCTGTGACCGGCACTTACACCCAGGAAGCCACCATCAGTGCCAACGACTCCACCGCAGTGATCGGGGGCAACCTGAAAGTCAGCAAGGCTGTGGACAAAGCCACCGCCAAGCCCGGCGACATCCTGACCTACACCATCTCCTCCCAGAACATCGGCACCCAGCCCATCAGCAAGGTGATCGTGTCTGACCCCACCCCCAACTACACCGACTTCTTCCAGCTCGACATCGACACCGCTGCCAGCGTCAGCAAGACCCAGGTTCTGGTGTCCAGAGACGGCGGTCAAACCTGGGCCACCTTCAACAGCGTGGCTGGCGGGGACGGCGTGATCGATGCCACCGAGTGGGGCAGCAACCGCACCATCTTCGTGGCCTTCGACACCAACAGTGACGGCAACATCACCGCGGCTGACACCCTGGCCCCCAGCGCCGTCGGCACCGTGATCTTCAAAGTCAAAGTTCAGTGA
- a CDS encoding isopeptide-forming domain-containing fimbrial protein, protein MNKRLLSAVSLLTLGSAFAITPAGSTLTNQALVEGGGETTLSNAVNTIITALCRPALTPDGDLAKPAQVFEVLPGSKVVVPLTLKNTGNENSSFALSWTQFNPSWTPENVKFYLDANGNGQLDSADLEQNSHDVKMNDAVRLLMTFTVPVKASGDTFLDPTASCADGAKDDNNVFQLKLNAQSSMTLTKTMTPALVKAGEKVTVNLMVRNTGNTYLKNLQILDNLKQTSLEGFSFVAGSLKSLNSNPEVKEMDGQVSGTLSELAPMEQVSLEFQLLVDDLALAGSHENLATATADSLSGAQLKVEARAHTEIEAQYGVALGPVNDPEVPEGSEGDRQTQEITLPDAEMCFEHTLLNTSNSEDDYTLTAEVPEGWNAVFLNVYRLPLAQPVHLKAREAVNYWVCYEKSSAVASGNVDFQLTATSAHGPVNKTWDTVKLSLLPGEAVVLTKSIKDARGSAPVFGPYLAGEAFTYVLEYNNTTGVDLHNVIVQDTLVSGLEFVRASVPPSSTTALPENQTGLSWDIGDLKQGKNSILVTVKLNQDLADGAVLRNTFSLTSDEIKNRLSNEVNVGVWSSGILFAKAALQDQVMIGDQLGWKLTATNKSVNGTLSQVKIVDDLPQGLTYVAGSSKVNGVAFRDPTVEGQKITWTGLPDMKVGAVLTVTFNTRVNPGVAEKIQNTAEFTAMGMSSTQATVVAMHSTAVATAKVVGAMAHPIATLVGRVYLDSNDNGTFEPEVDKPIEKARVILAGGRMVLTDKQGRYSFDGLEAGVWAVRLDPNSVTYAPRATPQDGGQRGTQSSMIYGLSTLDFPLIAAQARTETLRSTRLNFGPVTVHKSVSRNAEGRYTVTLNVSAKDTLEDFLLDDPLPQNAQLVSGKNTLSDAILAAGEHQVQYEFVLTKVGESAVTDPEVSWNVK, encoded by the coding sequence GTGAACAAACGTCTTCTCTCCGCAGTTTCTCTCCTGACCCTCGGTTCAGCTTTTGCCATCACCCCCGCCGGATCAACCCTGACCAATCAGGCCCTGGTGGAGGGTGGTGGCGAAACCACTTTAAGCAATGCAGTGAACACCATCATCACGGCCCTGTGCCGCCCCGCGCTCACCCCCGATGGCGATCTGGCAAAGCCCGCCCAGGTGTTCGAGGTGTTGCCTGGAAGCAAAGTGGTGGTGCCCCTCACCCTGAAGAACACCGGCAACGAGAACAGCTCGTTTGCCCTTTCCTGGACCCAGTTCAATCCCAGCTGGACCCCTGAAAATGTGAAGTTTTACCTGGATGCGAACGGCAATGGCCAGCTCGACAGCGCTGACTTAGAACAGAACAGCCATGATGTCAAGATGAATGATGCGGTCAGGCTGCTGATGACCTTTACCGTTCCCGTGAAAGCCAGTGGCGACACGTTTCTGGACCCCACCGCCAGCTGTGCGGATGGTGCAAAAGATGACAACAACGTCTTCCAGCTGAAACTCAATGCCCAGTCCAGCATGACCCTCACCAAGACCATGACCCCTGCCCTTGTGAAGGCAGGCGAGAAGGTCACCGTGAACCTGATGGTCAGGAACACTGGAAACACCTACCTGAAAAACCTCCAGATCCTGGACAACCTGAAACAGACCTCCCTGGAAGGTTTCAGCTTTGTCGCCGGATCTCTCAAATCCCTGAACAGCAACCCCGAAGTCAAAGAAATGGATGGTCAGGTCTCTGGCACCCTCTCCGAGCTCGCCCCGATGGAGCAGGTTTCCCTGGAATTCCAGCTGCTGGTGGATGACCTTGCTCTCGCAGGCAGCCATGAAAACCTTGCAACAGCCACTGCAGACAGCCTGAGTGGGGCTCAACTGAAGGTGGAAGCCCGAGCCCACACTGAAATCGAAGCCCAGTATGGTGTGGCCCTCGGTCCAGTGAATGATCCTGAAGTCCCTGAAGGCTCTGAAGGAGACCGCCAGACCCAGGAGATCACCCTCCCCGATGCCGAGATGTGCTTCGAGCACACCCTGCTCAACACCTCCAACAGCGAGGACGATTACACCCTGACGGCAGAAGTGCCCGAAGGCTGGAATGCGGTCTTCCTGAACGTCTACCGCCTGCCTCTGGCCCAGCCTGTGCACCTCAAGGCCCGCGAAGCCGTGAACTACTGGGTATGCTACGAGAAAAGCAGCGCTGTGGCCTCTGGCAACGTGGATTTCCAGCTCACCGCCACCTCTGCCCACGGTCCGGTGAACAAAACCTGGGACACCGTGAAACTGAGCCTGCTCCCTGGTGAGGCTGTGGTCCTGACCAAGAGCATCAAAGACGCCCGTGGGAGTGCCCCTGTGTTTGGTCCTTACCTCGCTGGTGAAGCGTTCACCTACGTGCTGGAGTACAACAACACCACTGGTGTGGATCTGCACAATGTGATCGTGCAAGACACCCTGGTGAGCGGCCTGGAATTTGTCCGTGCCTCTGTGCCCCCCAGCAGCACCACCGCGCTCCCTGAGAACCAGACGGGCCTGAGCTGGGACATTGGAGACCTGAAGCAAGGAAAAAACAGCATCCTGGTGACGGTAAAACTGAACCAGGACCTTGCAGATGGAGCTGTGCTGCGCAACACCTTCTCCCTGACCAGCGATGAAATCAAGAACAGGCTCTCCAATGAGGTCAACGTGGGTGTGTGGTCTTCTGGCATCCTGTTTGCCAAGGCAGCCCTGCAGGATCAGGTGATGATCGGGGACCAGCTTGGCTGGAAACTGACCGCCACCAACAAGAGCGTGAACGGCACCCTGTCCCAGGTGAAGATCGTGGATGACCTGCCCCAGGGCCTGACCTATGTCGCTGGAAGCTCGAAAGTCAATGGCGTGGCCTTCAGGGACCCCACTGTTGAGGGCCAGAAGATCACCTGGACGGGCCTCCCCGACATGAAGGTGGGAGCCGTGCTGACCGTGACTTTCAACACCCGCGTCAATCCCGGTGTGGCCGAGAAGATCCAGAACACCGCTGAATTCACCGCCATGGGCATGAGCAGCACCCAGGCCACCGTGGTCGCCATGCACTCCACTGCCGTTGCCACTGCAAAAGTGGTTGGCGCAATGGCCCACCCCATCGCCACCCTGGTGGGCCGGGTGTACCTGGACAGCAACGACAACGGCACCTTCGAGCCTGAAGTGGATAAACCCATTGAAAAAGCCCGTGTGATTCTGGCTGGAGGCCGCATGGTCCTCACCGACAAACAGGGCCGATACAGCTTCGATGGCCTGGAAGCCGGGGTGTGGGCTGTGAGGCTTGACCCCAACTCGGTGACCTACGCTCCCAGGGCAACCCCTCAGGATGGCGGTCAGCGGGGCACCCAGTCCTCAATGATCTACGGTCTCTCCACCCTGGATTTCCCCCTGATTGCTGCCCAGGCCAGAACCGAAACCCTGCGCTCCACCCGCCTGAACTTTGGTCCTGTGACGGTCCACAAGAGCGTCAGCAGAAACGCTGAAGGCCGCTACACTGTGACCCTGAACGTCAGTGCAAAAGACACCCTGGAAGACTTCCTGCTGGACGATCCCCTTCCCCAGAATGCCCAACTGGTATCTGGAAAGAATACCCTCTCAGATGCAATTCTCGCTGCTGGTGAGCATCAGGTCCAATATGAATTCGTCTTAACAAAAGTGGGCGAGAGTGCCGTAACGGACCCCGAAGTATCGTGGAACGTGAAATGA